One Natronolimnobius sp. AArcel1 DNA window includes the following coding sequences:
- a CDS encoding 30S ribosomal protein S24e, whose amino-acid sequence MDVDIVSESENPMLHRTDVTFELTHEDATPERLQVRDSLAAKLNKNADEVVIRSLKTKFGMRKTVGQAKVYDTADHARDVEQDHMLERNKIGAADDADADAEAEEA is encoded by the coding sequence ATGGACGTCGACATCGTTTCCGAATCGGAGAACCCCATGTTGCATCGAACGGACGTTACCTTCGAACTAACCCACGAGGACGCCACCCCAGAGCGTCTGCAGGTCCGAGACAGCCTCGCAGCGAAGCTGAACAAGAACGCTGACGAAGTCGTCATCCGCAGCCTCAAGACCAAATTCGGCATGCGCAAAACCGTCGGCCAGGCCAAGGTCTACGACACCGCAGACCACGCCCGCGACGTCGAGCAAGACCACATGCTCGAGCGAAACAAGATCGGTGCTGCCGACGACGCAGACGCAGACGCCGAAGCGGAGGAAGCCTAA
- a CDS encoding 30S ribosomal protein S27ae — MARHELYNDDGSTDREQCPRCGDSYLADHGDRKHCGKCSYTEWE; from the coding sequence ATGGCACGCCACGAACTCTACAACGACGATGGAAGCACCGACCGCGAACAGTGCCCACGTTGCGGTGACTCCTACCTCGCCGACCACGGCGACCGCAAACACTGCGGGAAGTGCAGCTACACCGAGTGGGAATAA